GCGTCGGGCTGAATCACATCATCGAAGTCCTCACCGGCGCCGAAACCGAAAAGGTCCTGCGCTGGAATCACGACCAGCTCACGACCTACGGCATCGGCAAGGAACTCGCCCGCCCCGCCTGGGCCGCCGTCGGCCGCGAACTCATGCGCCTTGGCTACGTCGCGCAAGCCGAGGGCGAGTTTCCCATCCTCGAACTCACTGCGGACGGCATGAACGTCCTCCGCTCGCGCGAAAAGATCACGCTCACCAAACCGCTCTCTCTCCCGAAAGCGAAACGCGTCACCCGCCGTGAGGGCGAGATCGAGTGCGACGAAATCCTGTTCGCCCGCCTGCGCGAGCTGCGCAAGAAACTCGCCGACGAGCGCGGCGTTCCCGCCTACGTCGTCTTCGGCGACGCCACACTGCGCCAGCTCGCCCGCGAGTATCCGATCGACGTGGACCAACTCGACGGCATCACCGGCATCGGCGAGAAGAAGCGCGCCGAATACGGCCCGACCTTCGTCGCCGCCATCGCGCAGTTTCTCGACACGAACCCGCGGCTGAAATTCAGCGACTAAATCCGACTCATGCCTTTGAGCGCGCGCCTCGATTCTAGCGATCCGCACTGAAAGGTGGTCGTCGCCGTCCCCGGCGACGACGGGCGTCAGTCGGGACGCCGACGCCCACCGATTGCCTGATCTCGCCTAAGCACGCCGACGCTCAGCTGCCGCCATCCGCCTGATCGGTGGCGACGAGGACCATGAGCGCAGCGAGAACGATGACGACGGCAATCATACCGCAGATTCCGGCTGCGCGACCACTGCAAGCTCCGTTTCGATTTCAGCCACGCGCGCCGCGATCGCATTCACGACATCCGCGGCGTCTATCCGCCCACGGCGCTCGAGCGCAAACGCCAGGTCGGCCAGTTCACCGCGGAAACGCTGCAACCGGCCAGCCACGGCCGGAGCCACTCCGGTTTCGTTCTGCATGACGGTTTTCACCAGCTGTTCCACCACTCCCGGATGCTGTGCGCCGCCTCCCGCGCGACGGTCGGCAGATTGTGCACCGCATCCTGCGCCATCGGCAGGTGCTTGACCGCGAGCCAAAGCAGCACCGCCACCACGGCGAGCCACACGACCCAATCGACCGCCATCGCCGCCGACCACGCCCACGGCGGTCCGGAAAACGCCCCGTGATAGAACGCCCGCCGCGCCGCCTTCAGCGGCCACGCCACCATGCCATAAGCGAACAACATCAGCAGCAACGCCGCCCACACCGGAAGGCTCGCCGGGAGGGATGCCCCCAGCAGCGTTCCCGTCGCCAGCAATGTGATCACCGCACACACCATCAACACCGCCAGCAGACCGTGCATCACGGAAATGAAAGGCAGCGCAAAGGTCGGCGTCGGCGGCACGCCGCTACCCTCGCCGAAACACGTCGCTCGCCCCCACGCCCCCGCGCGCATCTCGCGCCGGAACGACCGGCGCCAACCGCGCATCTCTTCCCGGAAGCGTCGCTTCCACTCGCGCCGCGCGTGGTGATCGTGGAAATCGCGCATCGCGCCGTAGTAGCCGGCACGAGCGCGCTTGATGAATTCCTGCGCCGTGAACGGCTCCCCCGCCGACGCCGCCCTTTCTTCCGGCGACTTGGCCACTGGAACCACAATCACGAGGAGCAGATAGGCCAGCGCTCCCGCGCCCCACGCGAGCGTCAGCAGCACGAACAGCACGCGCACAATGGTCGGATCCACCCCGAGGTAGGCGCCCAGACCGTTACACACGCCCGAAACCATCGCCCCGTCGTAGATGCGGTAGAGTCGCTTGACCGGCCCCGCACCCGCGGTCTCTTCCGTCCGCGCCGTGCGCTCACCGCGCGGGGACTCCTCCCGCTTCGCGTCGCCGGGCGCCGCTCCGGGTGCCGTGTCGTCCTCGATCGGCCCCATTTCCGCCAAGACGGCGGCGACCTCCGCTGCCGTCACGACGTTCTTGTGTGCACTCAGCCGACCGCGGAATTTCTCCCCGATCGAGGTCTCGATGTCGGAGAGAATTTCGTCGCGATCCGGATTCTGGCGCAGCCGAGCGCCCGCCGCTTCGAGATAAGCGCGCAACGCGTCATAGCCGGTTTCCTCCAGCTGATAGGCCGTGCCGCCGAGATTGATCGTGATCACCTTGTTCATGGGAGGAAGGCCCGCGGGCCGTTCATTTTTGTCCGAGATTCTTCACGGTGGCGCTGATCTTGTCCCAGTAGCCGAGAGTCTCGCGCAGTTGCGCGCGCCCCGCCGCCGTCAGCTCATAGTATTTGCGCGGCGGTCCGGCCTCCGACTCCTGCCACTCGTAGTCGACCAGCCCTTCCCGGCGCATCTTGCTCAGGAGCGGATAGAGCGTGCCCTCCTGCGTGGCGAAATCGGTCTCGCTCAGCTGCGCCAGGATATCGGCCGCATAGACCTTCTCACCGGCGATGATCTTCAACACGAGGAACTCGAGGAGTCCCTTGCGGATCGCGGTGAATTTTTCGTCGATGGCCATGATTTCGGGCTAAACAAGCTACCTTGTTCACGCAAGGTAGCTGGCGACACCCCGCACACAAGCGAAAAATCCATTCCTCTCCTTCCGGAGTCATCGCGCTCTCCGCCTCAGAACGGCATGAGCCCACCGCCGCCGCCGAACAATGCGCGCAGCAGGACAACCGACAGAAATGATCCCACCACGACGGTAAACGTCTTCGACGTGAGCGTGATCGTGACGGCTTGGGCGAGCGATTGGTTGTAACTCACCTTCCGCAGCACCACGACGAGGATGAGCGCCGCCGTCGCCTCGTCGGCATACATTGTCGTGCCCATCCCGAGCGCCCACAGCGCAATCGCTCCGACCACCGCGCGCGCCACCGTGTCCGCGATCGCCGCCATCGCGAGGCCGAACCACGAGATCTCCACGTCCCAATACTTCGTCGTGAGCTTCAACGCCGCGAGCATCATCACCGCCTTGATAATGAGCTCGACGATGAACGTCAGCCAGCGCGGCGGTCCACGATCGTGATCCCGCGCCGGCGGCGGCGGATTCTCGAGCTCTTCAATCTGCTTCTCCATCTTCGTCCGCGCCGCCGCGTCCGCTTCGATCATCTGCTGCTCCACGCTCTTCTCCTTTGCCGCGGAGATCGGCGCGGCTTTCGCCGGCGCTTCGGTTGCCGCCTTCGTTTCGATCGGGCCTGCGGCTGACTCCGCCGCCTTGGGCGTGTCGGCCATCGGCGTTGGCATCGGCGCCGCCACCGGCCCGTCTGTTACCGGCAAACCCTGCACGACCGCGACCTTCCCGCTCTCCAGCTCGATCCGCCCGGTCTTGAAGATCATCACCTCCCGGGCACCGCGCTTCAGTTCTGAGACCGGTTTGCCGAGCTCCTTCACGACCTCCTCGCGCGCCTGGCCGTAATAAACTGCCGACACCGGCGTCACCGACAGCAGCAAGCACGCGACAGCGAGGACGAGGATTCGCATGGCTCCCGAAAAAGTCGCGCCCGACCGACCCCAGCAAGACCTTTTCCGTCAACGCGTCGTCAAACGGCGCGCCGCCCTCGCACGCACCGCGCGGCCTGTCCGCGTCGCGCGAGAACCGGGACATTGCGCCTTGCGCGTGGCGTCGTATCGACAACGGATAACGCATGCCCGCATCCGCGCCGCTGTCCGAGAATCTCCCGTTCGCCTTCCGCGGCGAGCGTGTCGAAGCGGCGCGCGTCGTCGCCCCCTCCGCAGCACAGCGCCTCCGCGCCGCCCGCAACGCCACCGGCAAACCCAACTCCGACGTGCTGCGCGAGTTCATCGGCGTCGCGTCCGACCGCGCGGAACGCCGGCTCGCCGTCGTCGATTTTCCCGCCGCGATGAGCGAAGCCGAAGCGCAGCTCTACGCCGCTCCGTTCGCCGCTCTCGCGCGCACCGGCACACCGCTCCACTCGCCGAGCCGAAACGACGACCTGCGCAACGCCCTCGCCCGGCTCGAGCGTTTCCTCGCCTGCCCCGCCGCCGACCCGGAACCGGCTTTCGCCTGGATCGAGGGCGACGTCCTGCCCGACAACTCGCTCGTGGTGTGGGCGCGCGACGACGACTTCAGCGCCGCCGTGCTGGCATCGCGAGCCTTCGCGCTCTGGAGCGTCCGCGTCGGCAACCCGCTCGCAGCGCTGCGCTCATTCCCGTTTCCGTGGCCGCCCGCGACCGCGTTGAGCGCGCTCAGCCGCGCGCAGGAAGAACAGCGCTTCGCGCTCGCGCGGGCCGCGCGGAGCGACGACAGCGACGCCCTCGAGGCGGCGCTGGCGGCGGCCTACGGCTGGCCGGCGGACCTGGCGGACGCGGAGCTGCTAGCCCGCCTCGACGCGCTGCACGCGACGCGCCGCTAGTTCTTGCCGTCCCGACCGAACAGGCTGCGGCCCACCTTCCACAACCCCGCGGCCACGAAGCCCGCGAGGCACATCACGACGAAGAGCCCGGTGAGAAGCCGCAGCGTGCCGGCGCCGCCCGTGCCGCCGAGCGCCTCGATCTGCGCGAGGATGTCGCGCGCGAGCCGCATCAGCAGCACGATCGCCGCCACGCAAGTGATCGCGACGGCCCAGCGCAGGGCCTTGCTGGATGGGGCCGCGGGCGCGGGCGGGACGTTCTTGGCGGAGCGCGGCTTCTTCACGGGTTCTCGCCCACGAATTTCCATGAGGTGCGGTAGTCGCGCGGGAGCTTGGTGCCGGTCAGATGCGCGCGGACCATTTCGATCGGCATCGAGCCGCCGCGCATGATCGCGTCGTGGAACTCCTTTTCGCCCATCTTGCCACTCTTCACGAGGTCGGCGTAGAGCGCGCGGATCTGGATCGCGCCCATCATGTAGCCGACCTGGTAGAGCGGCGAGTAGTCGCCGTTGAACGAGCGGCGCACCTCGCCGGTGGCGGTGTGGCGGTCGTGGCCGACGCGATCGACGAGGAAGTCGATGCACTGCTGCGGCGTCCATTTGCCGAGGTGGAAATTGAGCGAGAAGATGATGCGGGCGCAGCGGTGCGTGCGCCAGAAGAGCGCGCCGGCGCGGTCGAGCGGCTTCTGCTGGAAGCCGAGGTCCCAGAGGTGGAACTCCCACCACAGCGCCCAGCCCTCGATCCAGAACGGCGTGTCGAAGGTCCGGCGGTGTTGGTTGTAGCGATCGAGATACCAGAACTGCATGTGGTGGCCGGGAATCAGCTCGTGGAAGACGGTGGCGCGGCAGAGGTGGATGTTGTTCGCGCGCAGGCTGTCGAGCTTGTCCTTGTGGTCCATCGTGTCCGTCGGGAACGACACGATGATGCGGTCGCCACCGAGGAAGAACGGGTTCACCTTCTGCCGCTCGGGCGACATCATGGTCATCGTCCAGTCGTCGACCATGTGCGGCGGCACGGTGAGGAGATTGCGCTGCGTCACGAAATCCACCGCCTCATAGGCGAGGCCAGCGATCATCTGCGGCTGGTCGCCGGGCGCGACGTAGTCGTCTTTCATCTTCTCGAGCGCCTTCTTCCAGTCGTCGCCGTAGCCGAGTTCCTGCGCGACCTTCTTCCATTCGGCCTCGCACCAGGCGAATTCCTTCTCCGCGACGGCGATCAGCTGCTCGGGCGTGTAGGGAATCATCTCGTGCTCGAGATCGACCGCGAGGCCGTCGGCGCCGATCGGGTCGCCCACGATCGGCTCGTCCTCGCCGGGCTTGGCTCCGACGACCTTCTCGCGGAGGAATTTCGCGTAGTCGTCCAGCGCGGTCGTGAGTTTCTTGTAGGGTTCGCGCGTCCACCAGCCGAACTCCGGATCGTAGCCGTCGTAATGCTTGAACCAGTCGCCGAGCTGCTTGCCCGTGGCATCGAGCTGGTTGATGGCGCGGAGCGCGACGATCTTGTCCGGCTTGATGGCGTTCTCGGCCGGTTTGTCGCTCAGGCCGGACTCGAGCGCCTTGCGCACCGCCTCGAGCTGCACGCGCGCGTCGGCCAGGACGGCGGCGGAGGCCTTGCCGTCGGGCCGGGCGTATTCGCGGCGCTTTTCCTGAAGGGTCGCCAGCTGCTCGAAGAACGGCAGCAGCGGCACGATCTCGGCCATGCGCTTCTGCTGACGGTCGAGGAGCGCGAGCTGGAACTTCAGCTCGGCGCGCATCAGCTGCCAGTCGATGCGCCCCTCGGCACCGAGCGCGTCGTAGTTCATGCCGTCGAGCTTCGCCTGCCAGGCGCGGTAGAACTCGCCCAACCGACGCAGCTGCAGGGGCGAATTCGCCACCGGATGCATGACGAGCAAGCCCTCACGGTCGGCGTTGTAGCGTTCGACCAACTCGCGCAGCTCGCTCGACTGCGGCTTCGCGTAGGCCGCGAGGTCAGGCACGTAGTCGGCGGCGGAGCGCTGCGATTGCGCCGGCTGGCCGTGGCGAAAGCTGTCGTCGGCCGCGAAGGCGGAGGCTGCGAGTGATCCGAGGGCAAGGAGGCAACGAACGGCGTGGTGCGTCATGGGCAAACGGGGTCCGCGCAGTGTTCCGCGAAACACCCGCGCCGCAAGCGCGGAGTCCTGGCAAGCCGAGGTGGCCGCCGCCGTCCTCGGCGGCGGCTGAGATCTTCGCGGCTTCAGTGATCTTGGAAGCCGCCGCTCGGGACAGCGGCGACCACCGGTCCGAGCGCCGACGCGGGCGGAATGCGCGCGCTACTTCACCGGCCGCCACACCGCCATCGGCGCCACCCCGCGGTTGTTCCAGGCGAAATACGGCACGGCGGTCGCACCGTCGACGTCGAGCACGGTCACGCCGCCGAGCAGGTCCGGGCGCGCCTGCGGCACGAGCTTCGGCGCGCGGGCGACCTTTTCGGGGATCGCCTGGTCGGCCTGCTCGAAACAATAGACGACCGGTCCGCGCTCGAAGGCCACCTGCCCCTCCGTGGCAGCGATCGCGGGATGACCGCGCACGACTTGCGGCGGCATTGCAAGGTCCACCTCGATCGTGTCGCCGGTGCGCCATTCGCGCGTCAGCCACACGTAGCCGTCGGCCTCGATGAGCGCGGCGCGCTCGTTGCCGAAGCGCACGGACCAGTCGGCCGTCTTCGGGTTCTCGTAGCGGTAGAGGTCGGACGGCACAGGCCGGCCCTGCGCCCAGCCGGGGACGCGGAGCTTGAGCGTGAACGTCGTGGGCTTTTCCGGCGCGAACGTCAGTATCACGCGGCCGTTCCACGGGTAGTCGGTCGTCTGCGTCACGCGCACCTTTTGTCCGGCGACGCTGACCTCGCCTTCGCTGGTGGCGTAGAAGTTCACGTAGAGCGCGTCGTCCTTCACCGCGTAGAAATAGCCCGACAGCGCCGCGAGCGTGCGCATGAGGTTCGGCGGGCAGCACGCGCAACCGAACCACGGCGCGCGCCCAGCATGCGAGTGGTTGTTCTTGGCCGCGCCGTCGTAGACGAGCGGGTTGGGATAGAAGAACCGGTCGCCGCTCGCCGAGACGCCGCTGAGGAAGCCGTTGAACGCCGTGCGCTCGAACACGTCCATGTAGCGGCTCTCGCCCGAGAGCAGGAACATCCGGTGCGCCCACATCATGAGCGCGACGGCGGCGCAGGTCTCGTTGTAGCCGTCGTGCGGCAGCTCGTAGTCGGCGCCGTAGGCCTCGCCCTTCGCCAGCGCGCCGACGCCGCCGGTGAGGTAGAGCTTGCGCGAGGCCATGTTCGTCCAGATGCGCTCGATCGCGTGCTGGTAGCGCGCATCGCCCGTCAGCGCGGCGACGTCGGCCATGCCGGAATAAAGGTAGTTCGCGCGCACGGCGTGTCCGATGGCCTCGGTCTGGTCGACGACCAGCGCCTGCTGCTGACTGTAGGGGCTCCCCTTCGGACCGCGCGCATCGAGGAAGATTTGCGCGAGCTTCAGCCAGCGCGCGTCGCCGGTCACGCGGTAGAGTTTCACCAATCCCATCTCGACGATCTCGTGGCCGGGGGCGATGCGGAGCTGGCCGTCGCCGAAGTCACGCCAGAGCAGTTCGGCGTTTTTCAAACAGACGTCGAGCAGCGTGCGTTTGCCCGTGGCCTGGAAATGCGCGACGCCCGCCTCGTAGAGATGGCCGCAGTTGTAGAGTTCGTGGCTGAGCTCGGGGTCCTTTTCCCAGCGCTTCACGCCCACCCATTTGTGGCCGGGCGAGTCGGGATGCATCGTGCGGAACGTGTAGAGGTAACCGTCCGGCTCCTGCGCCGCCGCGATGCGCGCGATCCAGCCGTCGAGCCGCGCCGCGAGCGCCGCGTCGGGCCGCAGGCTGAGCACGTAGGCCGCGCCCTCGATCGCCTTGTAGGCGTCGGTGTCGTCGAACGGGTAGATCGTCGGCGGCTGGATCTGGAAATCCTTCTCGCCCGCCGCGCGGCGGCGCATGACCTCGGCCGCGAGATCGAAGTTCCGCAAACGACCCGACTCTTCGCACTGCTCGAGCGCGAAGGGCACGGTGACGGTGCGGTTCGTCTCCTGCTTCGCCTTCCAAAATCCGTCCGTCACGCGCACGGCCGTGAACGACACGGGACGAATCGGGTAGTCGGCCGCGCGCAACGCGAGCGGGGGAAGCGAAGCCGACACAGCCAAGGCGAACGCTGCAAATCGGGGTGGCAACAGCATGGCGCGAGGCTCCGCCAGTGCGACCCACCGCGCAAGCGCGCGGCGTGTGCACCGACAACACGTCGAGAGTGGCGGGAGCTTCCAGCTCCCGCTACTCTCCCGCTGCTTTTGCGCGACTCAGAACCGCCACTCCAATCCCGCGAAGACGCCGGCGCCGGGCTGCGGGTAGCCATGGACTTCCTCGTAGTGCTCGTTGAGGAGATTCTCGACGCGCGCCTTGACCGTCAGCGTGTTCGTCGCCTGCCACGCCGCGTAGAGGCGCGCGACGGTGTAGTCTTCGGCGTCGATTGTCGCGAACGTCGCCGCGTGCACATCCTCGCGTTGCGCGGCGAACGCCACCCCGGCACCGACGCTGAACCCGCCGCCGAAATCGCGCCAGAGATCCGCCGAGCCGCTGTGCCGCGGACGACGCAGGAGGCGCGTGTGTTGAGTGAGGTTGTCCGCCTCGAGATACGTGTAGGCGAACCGCACCTCGGTCGCGCTCGTGCCGGGCAGCGTGAACTTGCCCGACAGCTCCACGCCGCGCGTGCGCGCGCGCTCGACGTTCTTCACCGTGCTGGGAAACGCGACAAAATCGAAGGTGATGAGATTCGTCAGCCGTGTGTCGAACCACGTCGCGCTGAGCGTGCCGCGATTCTGCGGAAGGTAGAAATCGGCGCCGGCGTCCCAGCCGCGCGCCTTTTCCGGCGCGAGGTTCGGATTGCCGACATAGAATGCGCTCTGGCCGTAGAGATCGAGAAACGACGGCGCGCGGAAGCCGGTGCCGTAGCTCGCGCGGAATTTCACGCGTTGCTGCGCCACTAGCCAAGCGGCGGTGACACGGCCGGTCGTCGCGCGGCCGAAGGTGTCGGAATCGTCGCTGCGCAGGCCGGCGGTGAGGTAGACGTTCTCGACGGGATTGATCTCGTCCTGCACGAACACGGCGAAGAGCTGCTGGTGGCGGTTGATGGCGCCGAAGCCGGTGTTGACCGTGTGGTTGGCCTCGGCCGTGACGCCGCCGGTGACGCGCTGCTTCTCCGCGCCGGTGTAGGTCGCCTGCCAGTCGAGGACGGCGCGGCGGTTTTTCACGACGGTGATCTGCGTGGCCGAGCCGGCGCGCGGGTTTTCCGAGACGAAGCGCCGGTCCTGCCCGCCGAGCACGGCGCGGCTCGTCAGCGTCGGCGACGGCGTGAAGTCGGCGAACACGGTCGCGAGCTGGTTGCTCTCGTAGTCCTGGTTATCGGGATCGTTCGTGAAGCGCGTGCCGGGCGAACCGTAGACGCCGTGGAACCCGCGCCACGTGGCGCCGACCGCGACGGCGTCGCTCACGCGATGATCGACGCGCAGCACGTAGGTCGCGGAATCGAAATCGTTGTTCGCGCGATCGTTGTCGGTATGGCCGCCGAGCGCGGAGAACGAAAAGGCGTTCTTCGCGTCGCCGCGCTGTGCCTTCACCGCGCCCTGGATCGTGCCGAACGAACCGGCCTCGGCGGAGACGCTGCCGCTCAGTGGGCCCGCGCCGCGCTGCGCCCGCAGCGAGACGACGCCGCCGACCGCCTCGCCGCCGTAGAGCGTGCTCTGTGGGCCGTGAGCGATCTCGAGCGAATCGCAGCCGGTGACGCAAGCGCCACCGAGCGCGACGGCGTAGTCGGTGTTCGGATCGTTGAAGCGGATGCCGTCGACGATGAAGAGCGTCTGGTTGCTGTTCGTGCCGCGGAGAAACAGCGACGTGGAACTGCCGGCGCCGCCCGAAGCGAAGGCCGGCGCGCCCGCCACGCCGGCGAGCGCGGAGCGCAGCCCCGTGAGTTGCTGCCGTGCGAGTTCGGCGGCGCTGATCGAATCGATGGCGCTGCCGAGCGTGTTGGCGGCGGCAGGCGTGCGCGTCGCGGTGACGAGGTAGTCGTCGATTTTCGTGGGCGCCGCGTCTTGCGCGAGCGCGAGGAGCGCCGGCGCGAAGCCGGCGGCGAGGAGGAGCGAGCGTCGGAGCGACGCCGCGATCGAGTTGGACATGATCTGCTTTTCCGAGTGGCAAGAGCAGATCCACGCCTGCGCGCCGGCTTTGCTGCGTCGGCGCGCGAAACAGGTTTCCACTCTCACCCTTCATTGGCGGCGAGCCGTGGCCCGCTGCACTGATGCGATGAAGTTTCCGCCGCGCGCTGTGACGCACAGCGGCGGAAGGTGAGACTCGGCAGCCAGATGTTCGGACTCCGCCCTGCGCGCATCTTGCGACGCGCTCCTCCTCCCCGCCTTCACCCCGTGGAAATGGGATTGGCGTATCCGGCGCCTGCCGCCGGTGGGGATTTGTCGGACGTTACCGCAGCGCAACTGTGGCCGGTTTGCACGGCCTTCCCTGCGTCTGCCAAGTTGACGGTGAAAGAACTCAGGAGCGGCAAGAAATCCGGCGCGGCGCGAAACTCGCAAGCGCAATCACTGCGCGCGCATTGCGATGACGCGATGCACAGCGCCCCAGATCGCGCGCTGAGGTGGTCGCCGACGTCCCGGCAGCGACACGACCGTCAGCGCCATCCGCGCGAATCGCGCGCAGGGCCGTTGCGGGCAACGCCCCCACCAGCACGCATCCGCAGCTCGCGCGCCGAATTGTCATAAAATTCCGCTCCGCCCGCCGAGAGCCGCACGCCACTGTTGCCTTTCTCGCATCATCGAATCTTGATGCATCGATACGAACTGACCGCATGCCGCCCGACCGCACTCTTTCTCCCGCCGAAATCGCCCTGCGCCGCACCCTCGCGGAGCGCGTCGTCCTCATCGACGGCGCCATGGGCACGACGATCCGCGGCTACGGCCACACTGAGGAACAGGTGCGCGGCGAGCGCTTCCGGAACGCGCCGAAGGACCTCAAGAACAACGGCGACCTCTACTCGCTCACCCTCGCGCCGACGATCGAGGACATCCATCGCCGCTTCCTCGAAGCCGGCGCCGAGATCATCGAAACCAACACCTTTTCCGCCACGTCGATCGGCCAGAGCGAGTTCTTCATCGAGGACCCGCGCGAGCGCGGTGGCCGCAAGGACCCGGCGTTCTACGAGGAGGTCATCAAGAACCCGTTCCTCGCCGAGCTCGCGCACGACATCAATTTCCAGTCCGCGCAACAATGCCGCCGCTGGGCCGACCGCGTCGCCAACGCCACCGGCCGTCGCCGCTACGTCGCCGGCGCGATCGGGCCGCTGACCGTCTCGCTCTCCAACTCCCCCGATGCCGACGACGCGGGCTTTCGCGTCGTCACCTTCGATCAGGTCAAAACCGATTACACGCGCCAGATCCGCGCGCTCATCAAGGGCGGCGTCGATCTCCTGCTCGTCGAGACGATCTTCGACTCGCTCAACGCCAAGGCCGCCCTCGTCGCGATCGACGAGGTTTTCGCCGCCGACGGCGTGAAGCTCCCGCTGATGATCTCCGCCGCCGTCGGCCGCGGTGGCGAGACGATGATTTCCGCGCAGACCGTCGAGGCGTTCTGGAACGCCGTGCGCCACACGCGCCCCCTCGCGGTCGGACTCAACTGCTCCATCGGTCCCGATCTCATGCGGCCGTTCCTCGAGGAGCTCGGCCAGAAGTCCGACGCGTTCATCTCGTGCTACCCGAACGCCGGCCTGCCCAATCCGCTTTCGCCGACCGGCTTCGACCTCACGCCCGCCGACATGGCGCGTTACATGGGCGATTTCGCGCAACACGGCCTGTTCAACATCGCCGGCGGCTGCTGCGGCAACACGCCCGAGCACATCGCCGCCATCGCCGAAGCGCTCCGCCCGAAACCCGCGCGCTCGCTCACGATCCTCGCGCCGAAGCTCGCGCTGTCCGGCTCCCTGCCGTTCACCCATCGCGAAGGCACCTTCACGATGATCGGCGAGCGCACCAACGTCGCCGGCTCCCCGAAGTTCGCGAAGCTGATCAAGGAAAACAAATACGAGGAAGCCGTCAGCGTCGCCCGCCAGCAGGTCGAGAACGGCGCCAACGTCGTCGACGTGTGCATGGACGACGGCCTGATCGACGGCCCGGCGGCCATGACGCGCTTCCTCCAGCTCTGCGCCTCCGAGCCCGAGGTCGCGAAGGTGCCGTTCATGATCGACTCCTCCAAATGGGAGGTGCTCGAGGCCGGCCTGAAATGTCTTCAGGGCAAAGGCATCGTCAACTCGATCTCCCTCAAGGAGGGCGAAGCGAAATTTCTCGAGCAGGCGCGCGTCATCCGCCGCTACGGCGCCGCCGTGGTCGTCATGGCGTTCGACGAACAAGGCCAGGCCTCCACGCTCGGCGACAAGATCCGCATCTGCGAACGCGCCTACCGTCTCCTCGTCGGCTCGGCCGGCTTCGCCCCGGAAGACATCATCTTCGACCCGAACATTCTCACCGTCGGCACGGGCATCGAGGAGCACGCGAACTACGCCGTCGATTTCATCGAGGCCACGCGCTGGATTAAGCAAAACCTCCCGCACGCGCGCGTCAGCGGCGGCCTCTCCAACGTCTCCTTCGCCTTCCGCGGCAACAACGTCGTCCGCGAGGCCATGCACGCGGCGTTTCTCTACCACGCGATCCGCGCCGGCCTCGACATGGCGATCGTCAACCCGGCGATGCTCGAGGTTTACGAAGAGATTCCCAAAGATCTGCTCGAACTCGTCGAAGACGTCCTCCTCAACCGCCGCCCCGAGGCCACCGAGCGTCTCGTCGACTTCGGCGAAAAGCTCAAGGCCACCGGCGCCGTCAAGGACCAGAAGGCCAACATCGAGATCCTCGAAGCCTGGCGCCGCGGCACCGTCGAGGAACGCCTCTCGCACGCACTCGTGAAAGGCATCGACGCATGGATCGATCAGGACACCGAGGAAGCCCGCCAGAAATACGGCAAGCCGCTCCTCATCATCGAAGGCCCGCTGATGGACGGCATGCGCGTCGTCGGCGATCTCTTCGGCGCGGGCAAGATGTTCCTCCCGCAGGTCGTGAAGTCCGCGCGCGTGATGAAGAAGGCCGTGGCCTACCTCGAGCCCTACATGCAGGCTGAGAAGGAGGCCGCGCGCAAAGCCCGCGAGGCCGATCCGTCCGCGCAAGCCGCCGCGGCCGCCGCCACCGATGCCGCGCGGGGCGACTCCGCCGGCCGAGTCGTCATG
This portion of the Candidatus Didemnitutus sp. genome encodes:
- a CDS encoding PspC domain-containing protein, whose translation is MNKVITINLGGTAYQLEETGYDALRAYLEAAGARLRQNPDRDEILSDIETSIGEKFRGRLSAHKNVVTAAEVAAVLAEMGPIEDDTAPGAAPGDAKREESPRGERTARTEETAGAGPVKRLYRIYDGAMVSGVCNGLGAYLGVDPTIVRVLFVLLTLAWGAGALAYLLLVIVVPVAKSPEERAASAGEPFTAQEFIKRARAGYYGAMRDFHDHHARREWKRRFREEMRGWRRSFRREMRAGAWGRATCFGEGSGVPPTPTFALPFISVMHGLLAVLMVCAVITLLATGTLLGASLPASLPVWAALLLMLFAYGMVAWPLKAARRAFYHGAFSGPPWAWSAAMAVDWVVWLAVVAVLLWLAVKHLPMAQDAVHNLPTVAREAAHSIREWWNSW
- a CDS encoding PadR family transcriptional regulator — its product is MAIDEKFTAIRKGLLEFLVLKIIAGEKVYAADILAQLSETDFATQEGTLYPLLSKMRREGLVDYEWQESEAGPPRKYYELTAAGRAQLRETLGYWDKISATVKNLGQK
- a CDS encoding DUF885 family protein; this translates as MTHHAVRCLLALGSLAASAFAADDSFRHGQPAQSQRSAADYVPDLAAYAKPQSSELRELVERYNADREGLLVMHPVANSPLQLRRLGEFYRAWQAKLDGMNYDALGAEGRIDWQLMRAELKFQLALLDRQQKRMAEIVPLLPFFEQLATLQEKRREYARPDGKASAAVLADARVQLEAVRKALESGLSDKPAENAIKPDKIVALRAINQLDATGKQLGDWFKHYDGYDPEFGWWTREPYKKLTTALDDYAKFLREKVVGAKPGEDEPIVGDPIGADGLAVDLEHEMIPYTPEQLIAVAEKEFAWCEAEWKKVAQELGYGDDWKKALEKMKDDYVAPGDQPQMIAGLAYEAVDFVTQRNLLTVPPHMVDDWTMTMMSPERQKVNPFFLGGDRIIVSFPTDTMDHKDKLDSLRANNIHLCRATVFHELIPGHHMQFWYLDRYNQHRRTFDTPFWIEGWALWWEFHLWDLGFQQKPLDRAGALFWRTHRCARIIFSLNFHLGKWTPQQCIDFLVDRVGHDRHTATGEVRRSFNGDYSPLYQVGYMMGAIQIRALYADLVKSGKMGEKEFHDAIMRGGSMPIEMVRAHLTGTKLPRDYRTSWKFVGENP
- a CDS encoding glycoside hydrolase family 127 protein; its protein translation is MLLPPRFAAFALAVSASLPPLALRAADYPIRPVSFTAVRVTDGFWKAKQETNRTVTVPFALEQCEESGRLRNFDLAAEVMRRRAAGEKDFQIQPPTIYPFDDTDAYKAIEGAAYVLSLRPDAALAARLDGWIARIAAAQEPDGYLYTFRTMHPDSPGHKWVGVKRWEKDPELSHELYNCGHLYEAGVAHFQATGKRTLLDVCLKNAELLWRDFGDGQLRIAPGHEIVEMGLVKLYRVTGDARWLKLAQIFLDARGPKGSPYSQQQALVVDQTEAIGHAVRANYLYSGMADVAALTGDARYQHAIERIWTNMASRKLYLTGGVGALAKGEAYGADYELPHDGYNETCAAVALMMWAHRMFLLSGESRYMDVFERTAFNGFLSGVSASGDRFFYPNPLVYDGAAKNNHSHAGRAPWFGCACCPPNLMRTLAALSGYFYAVKDDALYVNFYATSEGEVSVAGQKVRVTQTTDYPWNGRVILTFAPEKPTTFTLKLRVPGWAQGRPVPSDLYRYENPKTADWSVRFGNERAALIEADGYVWLTREWRTGDTIEVDLAMPPQVVRGHPAIAATEGQVAFERGPVVYCFEQADQAIPEKVARAPKLVPQARPDLLGGVTVLDVDGATAVPYFAWNNRGVAPMAVWRPVK